CGACGGCCGGGATCACCGTCGCCGCCAGCGAACGCAGGAAGAGGAAGATCACCATGATGACGAGCGCGATGGTGAGCCCGAGCTCGAACTTCACGTCCGAGACGGAAGCGCGGATGGTGTTCGTTCGGTCGGTGAGGACCTCGAGCTTGACGCCTGCCGGCAGCGAAGCCTGCAGCTTGGGCAACAGCCCCTGCACGAGATCGACGACACCGATGATGTTCGCACCCGGCTGGCGCTGAATGTTGATCAGCACCGCAGGATCGAGCGAGGCCTGCGTCGCAGGAACGGTGATCTTGTTGCCCGCTGCGTCCTTGCTCTCATGCTCTTCGACCGCAGCCTTGCCGGTCCACGCAGCCTGATAGAGGTTCTCGGCAGAGTCGACGGTGTTGGCGATATCGCTCAAGCGCACGGGCGAGCCGTTGCGGTACGCGATGATGACGTTGCGATAGTCATCTGCCGTGAGCAACTGGTCGTTGGCACCGATGGTGTACGCCTGGCGCGGGCCGTTCATCGAGCCCTTGGCCTGATCGACGTTCGCGTAGGAAATCGCCGTACGGATGTCCTCAAGGGACATGCCGTAGCTGGCCAATGCGGTCGGGTTCGCCTGGATACGCACGGCGGGCTTCTGGCCACCGGCGATCGACACAAGACCGACGCCGGAGAGCTGCGAGATCTTCTGCGCGAGCACGGTGTCGGCGAGGTCTTCCACCTTCGACAACGGCAAGGAAGCCGAGGTCAGCGACAGCGTCATGATCGGCGCGTCGGCCGGGTTCACCTTGGCGTAGACCGGCGGATTCGGCAGATCGGTGGGCAGGTAGCTGTTGGCCGCATTGATGGCGGCCTGCACGTCCTGCTGCGCGACGTCGATCGACTCCGAAAGCGTGAACTCAAGCGTAATGACCGAACCGCCTCCCGAGGAGACGGAGGTCATCTGCTGCAAGCCGGGAATCTGGCCGAACTGACGCTCCAGCGGAGACGTAACAGCGTTGACCATCACCTCGGGGCTGGCTCCGGGGTAGAAGGTCGTGACCTGGATGATGGGGTAATCGACTTCAGGAAGCGCAGAGATCGGCAGTTGCGAGTAGGCGACAAAGCCCGCTAGCAAAATGGCCACCATCAACAGCGTGGTGGCCACCGGCCTCAGGATGAATGGCCGTGAAGGACTCACTAGTTCTGGCCTCCGCTCACGGTGGAGCCCGGTCCGGACGCATTATGCGCATGGTGTCCGGAGGCCGGGGATACGGGCGTGCTCTGCTCGGAGCCGCTCATCGAGCTGCTGCCGGTCGCGGGCGCGGGCGGCGTCTTCGCCGCGGTCGGCGTCACGTTGTTGCCGTCCACCAGCTTCTCCTGGCCGTCGACGACGACCTGCTGGCCGCCATTTAGCTCGCCGTCCTTCAGCACAGACATCGTGCCGATGACGAAGTCCACATGCACCGGCACCTGATCGGCGTGGTACTTGGGCTTGTTGTCGTTGCTGTCAGCGGTGCTCGTGTCGTCCGACTTACCGGCCTTCTCTCCCTTGGAGGTGGCGGGCATGTTCTTCTTCTTGTTCTCGGGCGTCGGGCCGTCATTGACGACGAAGACATAGTCGCCCTGCGTGCCGCTCTGGATCGCCGCGGTCGGAATCAGCGTGGCGTTCTGACGCTCGCGCAGGATCAGGCGAACGTTCACGAACTGGTTGGCGAAGAGGTTGCCGTCGGTGTTCTCGAAGATGGCCTTCAGCTTGGCCGTGCCGGTCGTCGTGTCGATCTGGTTGTCGATCGTCAGCAGCGTACCCGCCGCAATCTTGTGCGAGTCCGAACGGTCATACGCTTCGGCGACCAACTTGGCGCCACCCTTGAGGGCGTTCTGCACCAGCGGAATCTGATCTTCCGGCAGCGTGAAGACCACCGCGATCGGATGGATCTGCGTGATCACCACAAGACCGGTGTTGCTGGCGGCGGTGACGAGATTGCCGGGATCGACCTGACGCAGACCGACGACACCGTCGATCGGCGAGTAAATGCGGGTGTAGCCGAGGTTAACGCGAGCCGACTCCACCGCAGCGCGGTCAGCCTTCACCGTTCCTTCCGCCTGCCCGGCGGTCGAAACCTGCGTCTGCTGCGATTCCTTACTGACGACGCCGGCCTGGTAGAGAGCCGAGTAACGCTGCGCTTCCGCCTGCGCATACTTCAGGTTCGCTTCGTCCTTCGCCAGGGTTCCGAGCGCCTGGTCGAGCGTCGCCTGGTAGGGGCGCGGGTCGATCTGCAGCAGCAGTTGGCCCTTCTTCACAGCCTGACCTTCGCGGAAGTTCACCTGCAACAACTGGCCGTCGACGCGCGAGCTCAGCGTCACAGTGTTGTATGCGGTCACCGTACCCAGCGCGCTCAGGAAGACCGGAACGGTCTTCTGCTGCACGTTATAGGTCTGCACCGGCACCGGACGATTTGCCGCAGCGGCATCCTTCTTCGCCTGCGCCGCGGTCGCCACGTTGTTCGAGTGGATGCGCCAGAAGATGATGGCCACCACGAGCAGCACAATGAAAACGACAATCCACAACCGCCGCTTGCTCGTGCCGGCAGTAGTCTCCGTTGCATGCTCCGGGAGCAGGTGCGACGGGTCGGTCACAGTGGGCTGTTGGCGAGGTTCATTGTGTGGGTCAGACATCTGCGGGGTGAGACTCCTGGTGGAAATAGGTGGTTCTGGGTGCGGGGCCGATGAGTTCGTGTTCATTGGATGCAAACACGAGCAACCATCAGCCACTATACTGGCTGGAAATAATTCCTTCGTCAGATGCGAATCGGCAAAGTTACGTCGCAGAAAGACTTTCTCACTGACGGTATAGTGACGGAGGAGTCATCCACAGAGTTTCGCGGTCGCCGGAATCCACCCCGACAACCTTATTGCGAAGGAGCGGTCTTGCCCGTGCCGGAGTTCGTCATGCCCCCAGAAGGCGTTTTGCCCCCCGATGTGCCTCTCTGTGTGGACCTTGACGGCACACTGACGAAATCCGACACCCTGCACGATTCCCTGCTCGCCCTGCTGCGGCGACACCCCGAGAAAATCCTGCAGGTTCCCGGCTGGATCGCCAAGGGTAAGGCGCGCTTCAAGCTCGAAGTCACCCGTGCGGTCGAACTCGACGTGGAGCACCTGCCCTACAACCGCCCCCTGCTTACATGGCTGCGTCAGGAGCATGGGCGCGGACGCGCCATTTATCTCGCCACCGCCGCCGACAAGACGCTCGCCGAACGCGTGGCCGCGCATATTGGCATTTTCGCGGGCGTTCTGGCCTCCGACGGCGAAACCAACCTCGCCGGCGGCAATAAACTCGCCGCCTTCGAGCAACGTTTCGGCAAGCGCGGTTTCTGCTACATCGGCAACGCCAAGCCGGACATCAAGCTGCTGACCGCCTGCGAAGCCCCGATGGTTGCGAACCCGCACAGCTCCCTGACCGCCGGCCTGAAGAAAGCCGGCTTCGTTCCGGCGGCAACCTTCGAGGACCGGAACTCCACCCTGAAG
The nucleotide sequence above comes from Granulicella cerasi. Encoded proteins:
- a CDS encoding efflux RND transporter periplasmic adaptor subunit, translated to MSDPHNEPRQQPTVTDPSHLLPEHATETTAGTSKRRLWIVVFIVLLVVAIIFWRIHSNNVATAAQAKKDAAAANRPVPVQTYNVQQKTVPVFLSALGTVTAYNTVTLSSRVDGQLLQVNFREGQAVKKGQLLLQIDPRPYQATLDQALGTLAKDEANLKYAQAEAQRYSALYQAGVVSKESQQTQVSTAGQAEGTVKADRAAVESARVNLGYTRIYSPIDGVVGLRQVDPGNLVTAASNTGLVVITQIHPIAVVFTLPEDQIPLVQNALKGGAKLVAEAYDRSDSHKIAAGTLLTIDNQIDTTTGTAKLKAIFENTDGNLFANQFVNVRLILRERQNATLIPTAAIQSGTQGDYVFVVNDGPTPENKKKNMPATSKGEKAGKSDDTSTADSNDNKPKYHADQVPVHVDFVIGTMSVLKDGELNGGQQVVVDGQEKLVDGNNVTPTAAKTPPAPATGSSSMSGSEQSTPVSPASGHHAHNASGPGSTVSGGQN